From a single Carassius gibelio isolate Cgi1373 ecotype wild population from Czech Republic chromosome A18, carGib1.2-hapl.c, whole genome shotgun sequence genomic region:
- the ssr3 gene encoding translocon-associated protein subunit gamma: MAPKAANKQQSEEDLLLQDFSRNLSAKSTALFYGNALIVSAIPIWLFWRIWHMDLVQSAVLYAVMTLVSTYLVAFAYKNIKFVLKHKVAQKREDAVSKEVTRKLSEADNRKMSRKEKDERILWKKNEVADYEATTFSIFYNNTLFLLIVIVASFFLLKNFNPTVNYILSISASSGLIALLSTGSK; this comes from the exons ATGGCACCCAAAGCCGCCAACAAACAGCAGTCAGAGGAGGATCTCCTCCTGCAGGACTTCAGCAGGAACCTGTCGGCCAAATCCACGGCGCTATTCTACGGCAATGCGCTAATCGTGTCCGCAATCCCCATCT gGCTGTTTTGGAGGATCTGGCACATGGATTTGGTCCAGTCTGCAGTGCTGTATGCAGTCATGACTCTAGTCAGCACCTACCTAGTGGCCTTTGCTTATAAGAACATCAAATTTGTCCTCAAGCACAA GGTCGCTCAGAAACGGGAAGACGCCGTGTCCAAGGAAGTGACCCGCAAGCTCTCCGAGGCTGACAACCGCAAAATGTCCCGCAAAGAGAAGGACGAGAG GATCCTGTGGAAGAAGAATGAGGTCGCCGATTACGAGGCCACCACGTTTTCCATCTTTTACAACAACACTCTGTTCCTCTTGATTGTCATCGTTGCCTCTTTCTTCTTGCTGAAGAACTTCAATCCAACAGT GAACTACATTCTGTCCATCAGTGCCTCTTCAGGTCTGATCGCCCTGCTGTCCACAGGGTCCAAATAA